GTGTCACATAAAATATTCACACCTTCGTTGCCAGAATCTAAcgacaagcaaagcaaagtgacTTACTTATTGGTCTCAGTGCCAGCTCCAGTTCCTGGTCGTAGTCACAAGGAAAGGGTATGGAAAGAGTAAGCATGAATCACTTTATTAGGATCCCTATTTTTAGAGTGTGGTCACTTGGGCAGCAAGCTGATGCCATTGGCTCGATAAAGTCATTGTTTATATTCCATCCAAAGAGTTGGATTGCATTTTGGCTATAAGTTGgcagcattttttatgcgttcATCATGCGGTCAGCATAAATTTTTCATCATGACTTCGCCGTTCGCTATTTGCCTCTTGGTTGGGGGGAAGAGAGAAACTGCTTTTGCTTGCTTGGCTCATTTTTTAGCCAAATGTCTTGATATCGGTCTCGGGCTagttgcaacatgttgccaattTTGATGTCTGAATGCCATAAATCAAAGCGTTTAAAGCCAAATCCGCATCCAAGAGAAAACCCCACGCCAAATGCATTTGTGCCTGACAgcgaaaactgaaaacttttACTTCCCCCTCCCCTTTCCTTTCTCGAAAGTTTTCAACGACAtggagttgttgctgtcgctgtggTATTTGCGGCTGTGGTCGACAATAGAATTATACAAAGCTTTTAGAGATACAGTATAGCACACAAAGAAGACCCATCAGGCAAGAGAAATGTTGGTGATTGCTAAAAGAAAAAGCGCTTCAGATTAAggatataattaaatgcaactaGTTTTAAATTGTgggaaattaaatattgaagaataaaataatatggaATATTGAaagtacttatttattttttaaatggacGAAAATATGAATCacaatagtaaaaataatatttaatcataaatttgaatttagttttggaagttttattcattttttttgtttacaagtAATTCTGACGATTCAATGAAAAAAGAGCGAAACAACAAATCCTAGATTTCTGGAACTCAATTTAACGCCAATGAGGGACCTTTTTTCCTGCAAAGAAATTATCAGAATAGGTTgtaatcaatcaatttatatcATATTCATTCATACCATCATTGCCATTCCTTGAAAGCCTCATAGAGTCGTGCATCGATGGGGAGCTATGAACatatataactataactaCTCTTTCATCTGTGACTATAAGAATCACTTACTTTAAACCGTTGCGAGCCTCCCTGTAGCTGCTGGAGTTAGTGGCGTAATCGTACTGTGATTTCATGCGgtgttgttgcggttgttgctgctgttgctggggtACACTACTCTGCATGTTCGGATAGTTTTGAGTATAGTTCCACATATTGCCGGGCATCATTTGGGATCCATTGGCAGCATTGCCGTAACTCATCCAATTAGCGGTGCCCGCACTTGAACCGCCTGTTAATCTACCgccatgttgctgttgctgctgcatttgtgGAATTTGTGGCATTGGGGACATCGGCGACATTTGGTTATTTGTGCCCATTTGAGCCATGGACGATAGTGGCTGCAGATCGGGCACAACAACATTCATACCGGCCCCATCGATGCCGCCCATCACAGGCATCATTGTGGTGCTGGTCAATGGAGTTACCGCTCCAGGTGGTATCTGCGACATGGTTGGCATTGAGAGTGGCGACATTGTCATATGGCTGCCCTGGTGACCACCACCCTGTGCCATCGATGGCATCATGCCCATCTGTTGTGGCTGCATAATGGGTTGCCCCGGCATCGGATAAGACATAGCAGTCATTGAAGACATTGGCATCTGACTCATCTGCGGCATGCTCCCAATCGGCATCTGCATCTGGTTCAAATTCATACCAGGAGCAGTTGGCATGCTCATCATTGGCATGGAAGACGGACGTTGGGTTTGGCCAAATGTCTGAGCCATGCCACCCATTTTATTAGTGCCATCATCGGAATAATCGGATTCATAAGGCATCTGataataattcatattcatattttagatcgaaaatttagtaaaacacttgattttggaattttcgaaaatttttgggtttttttacgatttttttttattatttcgatCTGAACATGAGCACAAACTAACTAACTGAGAAGTTTCCCTTGCTCAATACATTTCTAGTACGAGTGTAAGGCCAGAGCCTGCCCTGGTAAAGAATAATGTTAGTTCTGGCAGTTAACACAATTATCGTAGATAGCCAACACTCAAATTAACTGTGGAAGCGCCTTGTGTCGTTATTTGTGTGTTCTCTCATGGGTATAACGTGATCCtagccagagtcagagtcatACAGGTTCCAGTTAGGAAGGTCCTTTCGCAGCCAACACAATTAATTTTACCTTCGCttgtcattttattgtttatctACATAAATACGAACACGAGACGGAGCGtacactctctctttctctctctctctctcttctcctGCCTCAGAGCTTGGCGTGTCATTTATTCAACAGCACCGCAAAGTCAAGCCAAGTCAAGTCGAAGTGAGCTGAGCTGCGAGCTGTGCAGCTTACGGGGGAAGGGCATGTCCTGCTTTCCTGTCGGATGTCCTTACTTGTACACTAGTCGTCCGTTGCCACACCATTTATGCCATTAAGTCATTAGctttgtttaacaaataacaaactgTCAATGAGTTGATTAACGATGTTTTTCGCATGAACTGCAATtagctgtcgctgtcgctgctgctgcttcagttgcTGTTCTCTTCCCCTGTTTCTGCCTCACCGTTTGCCACTGATAAATGGGTGTGATTTTCTACCAGCATTGCCAGTTGACTTGCTGCCAaaggctggctgactggctagAGTAACAGCCATCCACTTTGCCAAGTTAGCGACGCTACGCGTTATTGATGCGCAACAGACTCCATAGCcaattgccattgccatcgtcATAGCCATCGTCATAGCCATCGTCATCACCATTGCTATCGCCATAgccatcgccattgccatcgTCATTCCATCGTCGTCACGCGGCAATTATTGTGTGTCGTGTGATGAGTTGTTGTGTGGCTGCCACAAGCCGCAGTCAAAGTCAGCAGCACTCATCACACAGCTCGCATGGCAGCGTCAACGCAATTACTACCCGTTGACAAGTGTAATGTCAGCCTAACGCCAAGTCCTGTTGCTCCTGCTTTTGCTCCGTCTCCTGCTCCGGCCCCTGGTCCTGCTACTCCTACGACTGCTTGAGCTGCTGTCGACGTGACGCGCTTCATCACTCACTACTCTCATACACAGCCATTTCTCATGGAACTAAACGACACTCGGCTCATTTCGatatttgccatttattttcCATAGACATGGATA
This is a stretch of genomic DNA from Drosophila albomicans strain 15112-1751.03 chromosome 3, ASM965048v2, whole genome shotgun sequence. It encodes these proteins:
- the LOC117570900 gene encoding neurogenic protein mastermind, with protein sequence MNMNYYQMPYESDYSDDGTNKMGGMAQTFGQTQRPSSMPMMSMPTAPGMNLNQMQMPIGSMPQMSQMPMSSMTAMSYPMPGQPIMQPQQMGMMPSMAQGGGHQGSHMTMSPLSMPTMSQIPPGAVTPLTSTTMMPVMGGIDGAGMNVVVPDLQPLSSMAQMGTNNQMSPMSPMPQIPQMQQQQQHGGRLTGGSSAGTANWMSYGNAANGSQMMPGNMWNYTQNYPNMQSSVPQQQQQQPQQHRMKSQYDYATNSSSYREARNGLNSPSMHDSMRLSRNGNDGKKVPHWR